A window of the Rhizobium brockwellii genome harbors these coding sequences:
- a CDS encoding response regulator has product MAEHCSILIIDDNIDDLEVYRRILGRVSSTAYTVVEAETGEEGRALNGRKRPDCILLDYSLPGRDGLGVLADILEDDPAANVIMLTGQGNETVAVEVMKSGARDYLTKDSLSPETLHRCIQNAIMHGMLEAKLEQKRQSLEIFTRAMAHDLKEPLRTIKSFSRILHGSAALPAEDRELLDYVLSAADHMEDLIVKVSGFTKLEASGGLELRPVSLSDVLDQVEDNLRQQTESRGAVIIRGALPEVMGDATLLTQLLQNLVSNAVRYCEQKVPEISITGEAQGDICRLTVRDNGPGIDPEHRELIFQPFKRLVGRGIEGTGLGLAICRRIAQMHGGSIWCEAENGPGATFILEVPLAETRPAPSVASAIPHSARPAEQPGEGSGRLAEVLLVEDSPADIQLLKIKLMRREKVNFNLHVATNGREAMRLLEERAGIADVPQIDLMLLDINMPIMDGFEVLHALSADVRLKQIPVCILSTSSDETDMQRARNLGARAYMVKPPTLQQLEEALEDVEHLELLQRGDSLALCAEQN; this is encoded by the coding sequence TTGGCGGAACACTGCTCTATTCTCATCATCGACGACAACATTGACGATCTCGAGGTCTATCGCCGCATATTGGGCCGCGTTTCCAGCACTGCCTATACCGTCGTGGAGGCGGAGACGGGCGAAGAGGGTCGTGCGCTGAATGGCCGGAAACGGCCGGACTGCATCCTGCTCGACTATTCGCTGCCGGGGCGCGACGGGCTCGGCGTTCTTGCCGATATCCTGGAGGATGATCCCGCCGCCAACGTCATCATGCTGACCGGCCAGGGCAACGAAACCGTTGCCGTCGAGGTGATGAAGAGCGGGGCACGCGACTATCTGACAAAGGATTCGCTGTCGCCCGAGACGCTGCATCGTTGCATTCAAAACGCCATCATGCACGGCATGCTGGAAGCGAAACTGGAGCAGAAGCGGCAATCACTGGAGATCTTCACCCGCGCCATGGCCCATGATTTGAAGGAGCCGCTCCGGACGATCAAATCCTTCAGCCGCATCCTGCACGGTTCTGCAGCGCTTCCGGCCGAAGACCGGGAATTGCTCGATTACGTGCTCAGCGCCGCCGACCATATGGAAGACCTGATCGTCAAGGTCTCGGGCTTCACCAAGCTTGAGGCCTCCGGCGGACTGGAACTCAGGCCGGTCTCGCTCTCCGATGTACTCGACCAGGTGGAGGACAATCTTCGCCAGCAGACCGAAAGCCGCGGCGCCGTCATCATCCGCGGGGCGCTGCCGGAGGTCATGGGCGATGCGACGCTGCTGACCCAGCTGCTGCAGAACCTGGTGTCGAATGCCGTCCGCTATTGCGAACAGAAGGTTCCGGAGATCAGCATCACAGGCGAAGCGCAGGGCGATATCTGCCGGCTTACCGTGCGTGACAACGGGCCCGGCATCGATCCCGAGCACCGCGAGCTGATCTTCCAGCCGTTCAAGCGCCTTGTCGGGCGTGGCATCGAAGGCACTGGGCTCGGCCTTGCCATCTGCCGCCGCATCGCGCAGATGCATGGCGGCTCGATCTGGTGTGAGGCGGAAAATGGGCCGGGCGCCACCTTCATTCTCGAAGTGCCGCTCGCCGAGACCAGGCCCGCGCCATCCGTCGCATCGGCCATCCCGCACAGCGCCAGGCCGGCGGAGCAGCCCGGCGAAGGTTCGGGCAGGCTCGCCGAAGTGCTGCTGGTCGAAGACAGCCCGGCCGACATCCAGCTTCTGAAGATCAAGCTGATGCGGCGCGAGAAGGTGAATTTCAACCTGCATGTCGCCACCAACGGACGCGAGGCAATGCGGCTGCTCGAAGAACGCGCCGGCATCGCCGATGTGCCGCAGATCGACCTGATGCTGCTCGACATCAACATGCCGATCATGGACGGCTTCGAGGTGCTGCATGCGCTTTCTGCCGATGTCCGCCTCAAGCAAATTCCCGTCTGCATCCTCAGCACCTCAAGCGATGAGACCGACATGCAGCGGGCCAGAAATCTCGGCGCGCGCGCCTATATGGTCAAGCCGCCGACCCTGCAGCAACTGGAAGAGGCACTCGAAGATGTCGAGCATTTGGAGTTGTTGCAGCGCGGCGATTCGCTTGCGCTTTGTGCGGAACAAAACTAA
- a CDS encoding response regulator, producing MQQRDTQPILIVEDSEDDFEATMRAFKRTNLRNSIRWAASGQEALDMLAEMVPKPGLILLDLNMPGLDGRKTLEAIKSNAGWRKIPVVILTTSDDERDIEGCYALGANTYVQKPVDLDGLFAAIQRLKEYWFEIAILPLED from the coding sequence ATGCAGCAGCGTGATACGCAACCGATCCTGATCGTCGAGGACAGCGAAGACGATTTCGAAGCGACGATGCGCGCCTTCAAACGCACCAATCTGCGCAACTCTATCCGCTGGGCGGCCTCCGGTCAGGAAGCGCTCGACATGCTCGCCGAGATGGTGCCGAAACCGGGGCTGATCCTGCTCGACCTCAACATGCCGGGCCTTGACGGCCGCAAGACGCTGGAGGCGATCAAGTCGAACGCCGGCTGGCGCAAGATCCCGGTGGTGATACTCACGACCTCCGACGACGAACGCGATATCGAAGGCTGCTATGCTCTCGGCGCCAATACCTATGTGCAGAAGCCGGTGGATCTCGACGGGCTCTTTGCCGCGATCCAGCGGCTGAAGGAATACTGGTTCGAAATCGCGATCCTGCCACTCGAGGACTGA